The sequence below is a genomic window from Colletotrichum destructivum chromosome 4, complete sequence.
TATCGGTGTCGTGCTACGGACCCTGGAATACTATGGAACGTTCAAAGTTAGTTTTTGTAATTAgttttttatttttttccTCCGCCCGCGCGGTGGCTTATGGCGATTGCAATCCCGACAATGCGAAAGTGTCGGCACGGCGTAGAGACTTTGAGGATCGAATGTGATACGATGTAAACCTTTTGACCCAATCCGTGCATCTCAGTCGATGATCAAACGCTCGATCGGGCCCAGGACCGCTTGTCCTACGCCCTGTTTCGGACGGAATCCTTTCTCGctgtcgtcttcttcgttATGTAAGATTTAGACTAATTAAAGCACGGTTAGACTTTCGGGAAGGTGAAAAAAGGTTGAATGtccgtcgaggccgggcggGCACAGACTCTTTCGACACGAGTCCGCGGTGAAAACTCTGTCATCGCATCTTTTGCGTTTGCCAGGGCATGGAGTTTGTTTCAGAAGCAAAGCCGAAGCTTGAGCTTTTCGGTCGTTTTCGCACCGGACGCCGGCCTCCGGAAGGTTCgcggaagggggggagggagggccaCCGTGCATTGGCGGCGGGCTGCCGGACTGGTCGAGCGGTGCGAACCCGAGAAGGAAGCGAGTTTCCTTGAGAGGTTGGGTGGGTGAGGGTCTGAGTCGTCCGGGTGATGGTTTCCGTTTGCAGGGGACGAGGCGAGGTTGTCTGACCGGCGGGCTCGGTGCTGTTGTCGACCGGGTGGGATGCGGATCGCCGTCGGGTGGCCCCACCGTCGGATAgcggccggggcccgggCACGTCACGGCACGGCTGTCACCATCATCGTTCGGGTGGGGAAACAAGGGCAGAGTCTTTGAGGGAGATGTAAGCATGAGGCCGATGATTCGGTCGGCATTGGCAACTGGAGTGTACGTTGGCTCACGAGTCCGTCAGGTCCCAGCGAATTCGGCATCTCACAGATCACTATGGAGTCACAAATCATATCTCTTTTTTTACATGTCAACGGTAATGGCTCCCCAGGGGAAGGATGACCGCCCAAACCAAAGATTGTACTCCTGTGTATCAACATCTCTCCCCATCTACTGCTTATTGCAGTTGAGTCCTGAATCCTTCGCGAATCCTGAGTTCCTTGACGGTCTCATATTTAGCAGCAAGATTACCCGGGTTTCCTCAATGCGAATAGGCAACATGTTTAGCCATGAACAACTTGGAGTAGTAGATGGGGCCTCTAAGCCAAGTCTAGACGGGCGACAAGGTATATCAAAGAAGCCAAAGACAACTTTTGTGCCAGTGTTTCTCTTCATTTTGAGGACGAGTGACTTTTACACTCAGTACTATAACCCATTCACAATCGAGTCTCAACGAAGCAGCCGAGAATAATTAGACAACatttctccttctctctcacaGGTGACGGAGGAGCTTCCCATCTATGAGATCTCTTGGCTAGAAGATACCTGCAATTAGCCGGACCATggagagaggaaagaaacTCTGAGCCGAGCTGCTGGGACAAGAATAAGGCCGACTGGAATGAAACTCGCTTCGGCAAGCCAAATTCACAGTTTTGCGGTGGAGGACAACAAACAGCTTAACGAGACGATGAAGTAAAGAATGAAAACGGAACGGGTTAGTAGCCGACCATATGAAAATAATTAGGGGGAccgagagagggagagggagagagagagaatctCAGAGGGCAAGGCAGATTACTTATTACATGACTCCCTTGGTCCGGAAATCTAGCTTGAAATGTCCTGCTAAAAAGTCGGAGAATGAAATTTGAAAGCTAAGTCGGGCTAGTGTACGAGCGTGAGCTCGTTGAACACCAGTCAATATACCGGGGAATAACCCAGAGAACCCTGAGGACGGCAGAGACTGCGTCAAGGAGAGATAGAAGCACCTCGAGCGGGGTCTGACGGCGACCAGAAACGAGCACGATGCTAGCAAGGGGTGTCCGAACGACAAGAAAGGCTCTCGGGGACCCAACCCCCTTGGGCAGGCTTCGGGTAAGGACTGGCCagttgacggcggcgaaagTCAGGAGTCTCCCTGAACTGCCCAGGAACGGCTTAGTGGAAAGCTGTTGAATACTGAGGTCAAAGATATAAACGTTGTCAAGCCATCCAAAGTAGATTCGACGAGCAGGCCTTTGGGTGAAAGAAACCGGGCACCGGGAACCATTTATCCACGATTGTACCATTGGAACAGGTCTCGAGACGATCATAAAAGAAGAGACCTCATGCGAGGAGAAACGGGCGCTGCCATCGACGGGCATATTTCTGCTTGGGTTGTTGGTCTTGACACACCGGCGGCAACCATTGCTGCCAACAAGCCGACGTGACGTACTGTGGGCGACCGCTGAGAGCTTCGGTCTTCGCGTCCTTTTGTATCGATCGATATTGGCTGGTCCATTTGGCCAGACGACGGCAGCCCCATCGGGTGAGTATTTGCAGACTGTGCAAATACCTGCAAGCGATAGGTTGACGGAGTTTCGAGACAGCAGCGGCGCAATCTCTTTGGCACAAGAATCGCAAGTAGGCTAGCTATCATGTCTCTTACTTGCGGACTCGGGTTGTCGGTTGCCGACTTCAATGCTAACTTGTTTCTGCTTGTTTCTTAGTCCCCATGTTCATGCGCATGTCGTATGAATAGCTCGGTATGCCTCTGGCACCAGCCGTAAACCACTACCTTGCATGGCAGTGGGAAATATCTCTTCAAAAGGCAGTCATGAAGATGGTACGAGTCAATCCACGCAGCTCTTTCCAGTTCGAGATCGGTCCCGGATACTCAGCCAACAGCAATTCGAGGTAGTCGGTCGGCCTGCTTGGAATCCGATACTTCACTGTCAGGCGTATAAAGTCTTGCTACACAGCCTCCACCAAGCTTGGGTGTTTTGAAGTGGGGAAGATAGTCTTCTCTTCGAGAAAGACGTAATTCCATAGCTTGTAACATACTTGAGAAGGATTAGACTGATGGCTACTCTCATGACAGTTATGGACTGATACTACTGTCCTGTTTAATTCTGTATTACTCAAGTAACCATATTTCTCTATATCCAGCCTCTTAGTAACACTTATCCCTAAACTTCCTATTTGTAGATAAGTAAAATACTTGGTTTGTTCTCagttccttctttttttgaCGACAGGCAAAAAGAATTGTGGCAACTAAGAATGCTACAGGCTTAATATTGGGTTCTTTACAACAACGTTCCATATTTAGATAAAACGGTTAACATGCCCTGTAAGTTATATCACGCTATACACATCTACTGCAATCACACAAACTGGCTAGATCAAGGAGAACTTATAGCCCTGTAATGATTTAGCATGTGATGACACTATAGGTAACGTGTTGACCACTGTTGACTTCAAGAAAGATTGGGTAAGGCTCCTAAGGTGGCAAAGGCAAGTCTGTTTGCCTGAATAGGAAGACAAAGGGATCAAGTGTTGTGTGATGTTGATGTCCACCTTTTATCCTCTTGAGGTGGAAACCACCGCTCTAGGTGAATTACACCTTATTGGTGGTCTGTGAAGACTTGTCTGGATGAGATATTCGCAACTCCCTGTACTTTCGGCCGCTACGACCACCCTAGCCCTCCACTGCATCCTCTACGACACAACCACCTGCCAAGGCTTGACCAGTCCTTCGTCTCCCGTAGTGACCAGCATCTCCTCAACACCCTTGTTCTCAGATCCTGCGTCGTACCTCTTGCACCAAGTGATGTGGTTGATCTCGTACGGGCCGTGGGCGGTTGGCACCTCCGCCACGACACGCCACGTGCTTGATCCCGCTGTCGCCACGGTCGCGCTCTCTCCGCTCGTGGTAGCCGCTTCCGTAACGCtcgtcttgccgtcctcctGATATACTGCAATGAGGCTGTCGCTTCCCGTGCTGGCCACCATGCCGGACGTCGCGCTCCACGTCACCGAGTAGATGTCTCGCGTATGCACCTTGGGCAGGACAGCCGTGCACACCCACTCCTCGCGCAGCGACCTTCGCATCGTGTTGGGGAtgccgcccaggccgccgcggaAGGCTGCCCCAGGcccttcgtcctcctcgtcatcaacCTTCAGGCTCCATATCCGTATCGTCTGGTCTGCCGAGTAACTGAGCAGTCGCGGGAAgccgccgtcctccctcGGCTTCTGCTCCCACTGCACGCCCCAGACGGTGCTCTCATGGCCCTCAAGCACcgccacacacacccactcgccgtcgccgtcctcgcgcCATACGCGGACCGTGTTGTCGTAGCTCGCGCTCGCGAGGACGTCGGCGCTGTACCGTCGGCGTGAGTTCCTTCCAGGCACGTCCGGGCACCAGGCGATGCCCTTCATGTCACCGTTGTGCTCGTTCAGCACGGCGACTGTCTCCCACTCGTCGTCACCCTCGGTGGCGCCCACGTCCTCCCATATCCAGACGGTCTGATCTCTACTGCAAGTGGCGAGGTACGCACCCGACGGGGCGAAGGAGACGCCCTTGATCTCCGAGTCGTGGCCCTCGAGAACCAGCGTAAACTCCCAGTCCGTatcgccgtcgctgccgtcggTGGCACGCCTCTTCGCCGCGCCGCTGAGGTCGATCTCGAGGGGTTCCGGGGCGGaaacgtcgtcgccgcccgcaaACGGAAGTTCACCGTCCCAACGCCAAAGGCCAGCGGTAGAGTCGAAGCTGCCGGTGACGAGGCACAGCTGTTGGGGGGGAAGGTTCGGCTTCCAGGTGACCGAGCGAATGGACCGCGTGTGGCCGCCGGTCAGGGTGCTGTGGGAGGAGAGAGTGGACAGAGAAAAGATCTTGACCGATTTGGAGTAGGCGGTCGCGATGAGCGGGAGTGTCGGATGGGGTATGGAACACCACGCGCGCTCGTAAAGGTCGGGTGTGAAGGGCGTGAGAGGGAGCACTTGGaccgccgaagacggcgcctcTGTCGACGGAGGCATTtcgatggcggggttgttCCTGGGGAGcgcggggaaggggggatTTCGATTATGGTGTTCGGTCGAAAAAAAGGATTCGCCCAGATCGGATCAATCGGAAGGGGACAGGTCAGATCTTGCAAGAAGCAGTCGGAAAAGAGAGGTGGCCGATCTGGAGATGTAGGACCGTCAATATCGAGTTGAAAGTTGCTCGAGAAGGTCCGCCGCATGTGGGGTCAGGATGCGATAACCAGTGATGCAATTACCTAGGTATCGTACGCGCTCCACCCACGGTCGCTGTGTaatcctttttttttttttttactccTGCTATTTTTTTTGCAGCAATGGAGGGGCAACTGCCCCGCGTTCGGGGCCTCCCTGGGCGTCTTGTCTGGGCTCGGGCAATTGTTCTTCCAGCACGGGCACCTCCGGTCCCGGGAACCCGGCCCCACCATACGGTCTCTGCTTCACCGGTACCCATTTTACCGAACCCCCTTGCATTGATTCTCGGCAGCTCCTCCTCAACGGATGTAAAGGGCAAAGCATATacatcatcaccgacaaACGTACATCTTGGACTCGACAATCACCGCCAACGATTCATCCC
It includes:
- a CDS encoding putative cytosolic iron-sulfur protein assembly protein, CIAO1/Cia1, encoding MPPSTEAPSSAVQVLPLTPFTPDLYERAWCSIPHPTLPLIATAYSKSVKIFSLSTLSSHSTLTGGHTRSIRSVTWKPNLPPQQLCLVTGSFDSTAGLWRWDGELPFAGGDDVSAPEPLEIDLSGAAKRRATDGSDGDTDWEFTLVLEGHDSEIKGVSFAPSGAYLATCSRDQTVWIWEDVGATEGDDEWETVAVLNEHNGDMKGIAWCPDVPGRNSRRRYSADVLASASYDNTVRVWREDGDGEWVCVAVLEGHESTVWGVQWEQKPREDGGFPRLLSYSADQTIRIWSLKVDDEEDEGPGAAFRGGLGGIPNTMRRSLREEWVCTAVLPKVHTRDIYSVTWSATSGMVASTGSDSLIAVYQEDGKTSVTEAATTSGESATVATAGSSTWRVVAEVPTAHGPYEINHITWCKRYDAGSENKGVEEMLVTTGDEGLVKPWQVVVS